In one window of Bombus fervidus isolate BK054 chromosome 4, iyBomFerv1, whole genome shotgun sequence DNA:
- the Rin gene encoding ras GTPase-activating protein-binding protein 2 produces the protein MVMEASPSPQNVGREFVRQYYTLLNQAPAHLHRFYNQHSSFVHGGLDSNRESTPAIGQKQIHQKIQQLNFRDCHAKISQVDSQLTLENGVVVQVSGELSNAGQPMRRFTQTFVLAIQAPKTYYVHNDIFRYQDLIFPDEEETDVGGVEGGVGEPGEREGEEGVRSEPEEDEHQNRGQQLSTPATSTEPQVQPPLIPAQQPVLQQQQQIYYAPPPQQTHVHPVMQQVLNGSVHEEAPLINQQPPPPQQQQQQQQQQQQQPPPPPAQQHQYITEPTSQTQFVQETELDPAAEQQQQQTENEPQAQSNESREQPEAETFTASVQESEPEHQVANTSVTSSGPKTYANLVKSFPSTTGATSPQAPKLSMSPPPMTNLRLDDRSPLHPTSSGPALSITTSVSTPQQQTHRVSNQQPQQQQHQQQRAPRGGAVQRDGDRRGTRQSQYSDAHQLFLGNLPHNASEDDLRQVFESYGRVVELRIHSKSNDRCKGPQGNNTGKVPNYGFITFEDQQVVSKVLQNLPIYYPAENGQKLNVEEKKVKPRTMEGSGGRLNSNDGNMRAMGGQQQQQQQQRGPGGPGGMMRGGQHGTRGGRGGFSRGGDGGRGGGGMRQSGNPNNLSYQNRR, from the exons ATGGTCATGGAGGCATCCCCTTCTCCGCAGAATGTCGGTCGTGAATTTGTCCGACAATATTATACTTTACTTAATCAAGCTCCTGCACATCTTCATAG ATTCTATAATCAACATTCATCCTTTGTGCATGGAGGATTAGATTCCAATCGAGAATCGACTCCTGCAATTGGTCAAAAGCAAATACATCAGAAAATTCAACAACTAAATTTCCGAGACTGTCATGCCAAAATAAGCCAAGTTGATTCACAGCTCACTCTTGAAAATGGTGTTGTCGTGCAA GTATCAGGAGAACTATCTAATGCTGGACAACCAATGCGTCGCTTTACACAAACATTTGTGTTAGCCATACAAGCACCGAAaacatattatgtacataatgatatatttCGTTACCAAGATTTGATCTTTCCTGATGAAGAAGAAACAGATGTGGGTGGTGTGGAAGGAGGTGTAGGTGAGCCTGGAGAGAGGGAAGGAGAGGAGGGAGTGCGTTCTGAACCAGAGGAAGATGAACATCAAAATCGTGGACAGCAGCTTTCAACACCAGCTACATCTACTGAACCTCAAGTTCAACCTCCGCTTATTCCCGCACAACAACCCGTGCttcaacaacagcaacaaatATACTATGCACCACCACCGCAACAGACTCAT GTACATCCAGTAATGCAACAGGTATTAAATGGTTCGGTTCATGAAGAAGCACCATTAATTAATCAACAACCACCACCaccacaacaacaacaacaacaacaacagcagcagcaacaacaaccaCCTCCACCACCTGCACAGCAGCACCAATATATAACTGAACCTACGTCACAAACACAATTTGTGCAAGAAACGGAACTGGATCCTGCAGCcgaacaacagcaacaacaaacAGAAAATGAGCCGCAAGCTCAATCAAATGAGAGCCGTGAACAACCTGAGGCTGAAACGTTTACCGCTTCTGTACAAGAATCCGAACCTGAACATCAAGTGGCAAACACAAGTGTGACTAGTAGCGGGCCGAAAACATACGCTAATCTTGTGAAATCATTCCCGAGTACTACTGGCGCTACTAGTCCTCAAGCTCCCAAATTGTCTATGTCACca CCCCCAATGACGAACTTGCGTTTAGACGATAGATCGCCACTACATCCAACTAGTAGTGGACCTGCACTGTCTATAACAACTAGCGTTTCTACGCCTCAACAACAGACTCATAGAGTTAGTAACCAACAGCCACAGCAGCAACAACATCAGCAACAGCGAGCTCCGAGAGGAGGAGCAGTACAACGAG ATGGCGATCGTCGTGGTACAAGACAAAGTCAATATAGTGATGCCCACCAATTATTCCTTGGGAATTTACCGCACAATGCATCAGAAGATGATTTACGTCAAGTGTTTGAATCTTATGGTAGGGTAGTAGAGTTGCGTATACACAGTAAATCAAATGATAGATGCAAGGGGCCGCAGGGAAATAACACGGGAAAAGTGCCTAATTATGGATTCATCACTTTCGAAGATCAACAAGTCGTTAGCAAAGTGTTACAGAATTTG CCGATTTATTATCCTGCTGAAAATGGACAAAAGCTAAATgtggaagaaaagaaggtTAAGCCGAGAACGATGGAAGGTAGCGGTGGTCGATTAAATTCTAATGATGGCAATATGAGAGCAATGGGAggacaacagcaacaacagcaacagcaacgAGGCCCAG GTGGACCTGGAGGTATGATGAGAGGTGGCCAACATGGTACGAGAGGTGGACGTGGAGGATTTTCACGAGGTGGTGATGGTGGAAGGGGAGGTGGTGGTATGCGGCAGTCTGGTAATCCCAACAATTTAAGTTATCAAAATCGCCGCTAA